The proteins below come from a single Acidobacteriota bacterium genomic window:
- a CDS encoding ABC transporter substrate-binding protein, with translation MTHRHRYLTVACMLLGAVLAGCGSSDPETSETAGEIVLGTYTDLSGPAAAIGVGSINAARMIFDAVNEEGGIHGRQIRFVVEDNQYQVPRAVQAANKLIHRDRIFAMVGALGTPMNNAVMTSQFEAGVPNIFPLSGARSMAEPLHRLKFAGISTYYDQMRAAIRYFVEERGKERICTMTQDTDYGTEMTDAANDQLGEMGREVIDSTAHRPLDTDFSAAILKLRQADCDLIVLGTIIGDTILAISAARGIDWDVEFVGPIAAFESEVAEAEGGVTNGFYAMTSFEFPYADHPSQEVRDFLADYEERYGQEPNTGSLLGWLVADFTVRALRDAGPDLTVDSLVAAIESIDDYQDIFGGPVLSFGPEKRVGSDESFLAEVQDGRWVRVTENLSY, from the coding sequence ATGACCCATAGACACCGTTACCTCACCGTCGCTTGCATGTTGCTTGGCGCCGTCCTGGCAGGATGCGGAAGCTCCGATCCCGAGACCTCGGAAACGGCCGGGGAGATCGTGCTCGGCACCTACACCGACCTGTCCGGTCCGGCCGCGGCCATCGGTGTCGGCAGCATCAACGCGGCGCGAATGATCTTCGATGCCGTGAACGAGGAAGGCGGCATCCACGGCCGCCAGATCCGCTTCGTCGTCGAGGACAATCAATATCAGGTGCCTCGCGCGGTCCAGGCTGCCAACAAGCTGATCCACCGCGACAGGATCTTCGCCATGGTGGGCGCCCTCGGGACGCCGATGAACAACGCCGTCATGACCAGCCAGTTCGAGGCGGGCGTTCCGAACATCTTCCCGCTCTCGGGCGCGCGTTCGATGGCGGAACCGCTGCATCGGCTGAAGTTCGCCGGCATCTCCACGTACTACGACCAGATGCGCGCCGCCATCAGGTACTTCGTCGAGGAGAGGGGCAAGGAGCGCATCTGCACGATGACCCAGGACACCGACTACGGAACGGAGATGACCGACGCCGCGAACGATCAGCTCGGCGAAATGGGCCGGGAGGTCATCGACTCGACCGCCCACAGGCCTCTCGACACCGACTTCAGCGCGGCGATCCTCAAGCTCCGGCAGGCCGACTGCGATCTGATCGTGCTCGGAACGATCATCGGCGACACGATCCTGGCGATCTCGGCGGCACGGGGGATCGACTGGGACGTCGAGTTCGTCGGCCCGATCGCGGCGTTCGAGTCCGAGGTCGCCGAGGCGGAGGGCGGCGTGACCAACGGTTTCTACGCGATGACGTCGTTCGAGTTTCCCTACGCCGATCATCCCAGCCAGGAGGTCCGCGACTTCCTCGCCGACTACGAGGAACGCTACGGCCAGGAGCCCAACACCGGCTCGCTCCTGGGCTGGTTGGTCGCCGACTTCACGGTCAGGGCTCTGCGCGACGCCGGGCCGGACCTCACGGTCGATTCGCTGGTCGCCGCGATCGAGTCGATCGACGACTACCAGGACATCTTCGGCGGCCCGGTCCTGAGCTTCGGGCCGGAGAAGCGTGTCGGCTCGGACGAGTCGTTCCTCGCCGAGGTACAGGACGGACGCTGGGTGCGCGTCACGGAGAACCTGTCCTACTGA
- a CDS encoding tannase/feruloyl esterase family alpha/beta hydrolase produces MRTFERFPLVLAVAIGAMGVEAGSLRAAEECEALPAMDFTSIPDAPTQATATRMVEATGEVPAHCRMDGYVTPNVRIVLDLPDSTSWNGKYLQASPGGQGGSTEQEAGWCDEALRRGYACLTHDTGHFGMTRRSSWAYNNLQAELDYGIRGHHVAALAGKAITEHYYGRAPAFSYHVGCSAGGKQGMVQASRFPWNFDGILAQEPANVTAVGVMILWNALASYDADGQPLFTPADLDVLHAGAIAACDADDGLEDGIIGGDPRTCQFDPADLACASGQTSGCLSPVQVEAARKKYTGPVTSTGEKLSKYFPFYPALPGSEKGNYFSMDLESRTSWGRFKAFHPDPGPSWKASDFDWDHDYKRMGISDALVNGFSNPDLRNFRTAGGKLLIIQGWEDSGLPSPQVSIDYYEMAERIMGGRASAQEAVRLFMIPGRTHCYGGVGATSGDYLSALEAWVEEGKAPDMIVGYRPEEDPSGRRTARAYVEANTAVPESFRFTRPHYPYPLQARYKGSGDPNDYRNFEPVEPERP; encoded by the coding sequence ATGCGCACTTTCGAGCGATTCCCGTTAGTTCTGGCGGTGGCGATCGGCGCGATGGGGGTCGAGGCCGGCAGCTTGCGCGCCGCTGAGGAGTGCGAGGCCTTGCCGGCGATGGACTTCACAAGCATTCCTGATGCGCCGACGCAGGCGACGGCGACCCGAATGGTGGAGGCCACCGGCGAGGTTCCCGCCCATTGCCGGATGGATGGGTATGTCACGCCCAATGTCCGGATCGTGCTGGACCTGCCCGACAGCACCTCGTGGAACGGCAAGTATCTGCAGGCGAGCCCTGGTGGCCAGGGCGGCTCGACGGAACAGGAGGCCGGCTGGTGCGATGAGGCCTTGCGGAGAGGCTATGCCTGTCTCACACACGATACGGGGCATTTCGGCATGACAAGAAGGTCCTCGTGGGCCTACAACAATCTCCAGGCGGAGCTCGATTACGGCATCCGCGGTCACCATGTCGCCGCTCTGGCGGGCAAGGCCATCACCGAGCACTACTACGGCCGGGCGCCGGCGTTCTCCTATCATGTGGGCTGTTCCGCCGGCGGGAAGCAGGGAATGGTCCAGGCGAGTCGCTTTCCCTGGAACTTCGACGGCATTCTCGCCCAGGAGCCCGCGAACGTAACGGCCGTGGGCGTGATGATCCTGTGGAACGCCCTGGCATCGTACGACGCGGACGGCCAGCCGCTGTTCACACCCGCCGATCTGGACGTGCTGCACGCGGGGGCCATTGCCGCCTGCGATGCGGACGATGGCCTCGAGGACGGGATCATCGGTGGCGATCCGCGCACTTGCCAGTTCGATCCGGCCGACCTCGCCTGCGCGTCGGGGCAGACATCGGGCTGTCTATCGCCGGTCCAGGTGGAGGCGGCCAGAAAAAAGTACACCGGGCCGGTGACATCGACCGGAGAGAAGCTCAGCAAATACTTCCCGTTCTATCCTGCCTTGCCCGGTTCGGAGAAGGGCAACTACTTCTCCATGGATCTCGAGTCAAGGACCTCGTGGGGGCGGTTCAAGGCGTTCCACCCGGATCCGGGACCGAGCTGGAAGGCGTCCGACTTCGATTGGGACCACGATTACAAGCGCATGGGGATTTCAGATGCGCTGGTGAATGGTTTCAGCAATCCCGATCTACGCAATTTCAGGACGGCGGGTGGCAAGCTGCTGATCATCCAGGGTTGGGAAGACTCTGGTTTGCCCTCGCCGCAAGTCAGCATCGACTACTACGAGATGGCGGAACGCATCATGGGGGGACGAGCCAGCGCCCAGGAGGCGGTTCGCCTGTTCATGATTCCGGGCCGTACCCATTGCTATGGTGGCGTTGGCGCGACCAGCGGCGATTATCTCAGCGCTCTCGAAGCCTGGGTCGAAGAGGGGAAGGCACCCGACATGATCGTCGGCTACCGTCCAGAAGAAGACCCCTCCGGCAGACGGACTGCGAGAGCTTATGTCGAAGCGAACACCGCGGTCCCTGAGAGCTTCAGATTCACGCGGCCCCATTATCCCTACCCGCTGCAGGCGCGATACAAGGGCAGCGGCGATCCCAACGACTATCGGAACTTCGAGCCCGTCGAACCGGAGCGTCCCTGA
- a CDS encoding PQQ-binding-like beta-propeller repeat protein, whose product MNVVRTLLLSCCAAPLLLAAVATAADTDWPNYGNDAGNSKYSPLAQIDADNFDRVRVVWTWESVDTQIPNLPDSIRLRSFKAIPVVIDGRMYVSTALGQVAAIDAASGKPLWNYDPQSWEAGRPANMGFHHRGVAIWHKGKKRRVMMATHDRRLLSLDASTGRPDAAFGNYGAVAMTRDLGRKVLESRTTHSSPPAICRDTVIVGSIVADIATHQEAPPGFVRAYDAESGALAWVFHTIPQQGEEGTETWENESWRYSGNTNVWSMITVDEELGLAYLPIGTPTSDLYGGHRLGDNLYAESLVAVDCETGEKRWHFQIVHHGLWDYDLPPPPNRIDLMVDGKLRKVVAQASKQAFLFVFDAVTGEALWPIEERPVPPSEVPGERASPTQPFPTRPSAYDRQGITVDDLTDFTPELREEALEIASAYELAPLYTPPRVAGEGKPVIQQPGPGGGTNWTGTAVDPESGMIYVPSYATPRSVSLTPPDPNRSDLRYVPDGWYEHVEGPRGLPLVKPPYGRVTAIDLATGEHVWVAAHGEGPRNHPEIKHLGLDRLGSPNRFAAPLVTRTLLFVTHHAEDTTGADPPATDRPAEISVYDKKTGAYLGGIELPDRPNSNLITYEVGGRQYLAVSVGGGREAAEDSIPGVVALALDPSS is encoded by the coding sequence GTGAACGTGGTCAGGACCCTGCTCCTCTCCTGTTGCGCGGCGCCGCTGCTCCTTGCCGCTGTCGCGACCGCCGCGGACACCGACTGGCCCAACTACGGCAACGACGCCGGCAATTCGAAGTACTCGCCACTGGCCCAGATAGACGCCGACAACTTCGATCGTGTACGGGTGGTCTGGACCTGGGAATCGGTCGACACGCAGATTCCGAATCTGCCCGACTCGATCAGACTGAGATCTTTCAAGGCCATTCCCGTTGTCATCGACGGTCGAATGTACGTGAGCACCGCCCTCGGTCAGGTGGCGGCGATCGACGCCGCCTCGGGCAAGCCGCTGTGGAACTACGACCCCCAAAGTTGGGAGGCGGGGCGACCGGCGAACATGGGGTTTCACCATCGCGGAGTGGCGATCTGGCACAAGGGAAAGAAGCGACGAGTGATGATGGCTACCCACGACCGGCGGCTGCTTTCGCTCGACGCGTCGACCGGAAGACCCGATGCCGCTTTCGGCAACTACGGCGCGGTGGCGATGACCAGGGATCTGGGGCGCAAGGTCCTCGAGTCGCGAACCACACACAGCTCGCCGCCGGCGATCTGTCGCGACACCGTGATCGTGGGCTCGATCGTGGCCGATATCGCCACCCATCAAGAGGCGCCGCCGGGCTTCGTGCGCGCCTATGACGCCGAGAGCGGCGCCCTGGCGTGGGTCTTTCACACCATCCCCCAGCAGGGAGAGGAGGGCACGGAGACCTGGGAGAACGAGTCGTGGCGCTACAGCGGCAATACCAATGTGTGGTCGATGATCACCGTCGACGAGGAGCTCGGCCTCGCCTATCTGCCGATCGGCACACCGACGAGTGACCTCTACGGTGGTCACCGCCTTGGCGACAACCTCTACGCCGAGAGCCTGGTGGCGGTCGACTGCGAGACCGGCGAAAAGCGCTGGCACTTCCAGATCGTGCACCACGGCCTCTGGGACTACGACCTGCCACCGCCGCCGAACAGGATCGATCTGATGGTGGACGGCAAGCTCCGGAAGGTGGTGGCGCAAGCCAGCAAGCAGGCCTTCCTCTTCGTCTTCGACGCGGTGACGGGAGAGGCGCTCTGGCCGATCGAAGAGCGTCCCGTCCCTCCGAGCGAGGTGCCTGGAGAGCGCGCCTCACCGACCCAGCCTTTCCCCACCAGGCCCTCCGCCTACGATCGCCAGGGCATCACCGTAGACGACCTGACCGACTTCACCCCCGAGCTTCGGGAAGAAGCCCTCGAGATCGCGAGTGCGTACGAGCTGGCGCCCCTCTACACGCCGCCTCGGGTCGCGGGCGAGGGCAAGCCGGTGATCCAGCAGCCCGGTCCGGGTGGAGGCACCAACTGGACCGGCACCGCGGTGGACCCCGAAAGCGGCATGATCTACGTGCCCTCCTACGCCACCCCGAGATCCGTTTCGCTCACCCCGCCCGACCCCAATCGATCGGATCTGCGCTACGTACCCGACGGCTGGTACGAGCACGTCGAGGGTCCTCGAGGTCTGCCGCTGGTCAAGCCGCCATACGGGCGCGTCACCGCGATCGATCTCGCTACCGGCGAGCACGTCTGGGTCGCGGCCCACGGTGAGGGGCCGCGCAACCACCCGGAGATCAAGCACCTGGGCCTGGATCGGCTGGGCTCCCCGAACCGGTTTGCAGCGCCGCTGGTGACCAGGACTCTGTTGTTCGTCACGCATCATGCCGAGGACACCACCGGCGCCGATCCCCCCGCCACTGATCGACCGGCCGAGATCAGCGTTTACGACAAGAAGACCGGGGCCTACCTGGGCGGCATCGAGCTCCCCGACCGGCCCAACTCCAACCTCATCACCTACGAAGTTGGCGGGCGTCAGTATCTCGCGGTGAGCGTCGGCGGCGGAAGGGAGGCTGCCGAGGACAGCATTCCGGGCGTGGTCGCGCTCGCCCTCGACCCCAGTTCCTGA
- a CDS encoding sulfatase-like hydrolase/transferase, with protein MMALRFRDCVLAVGLITAFGCQSSEPLPEASIPPPPNIVVIVADDLGYGDVGVYGSRIPTPHIDQLARDGVRLTDGHVSAAVCSPMRAGFHTGQYQNRFGWEYNPTDHDLGLPLDQKTVANHFQDAGYVTGLIGKWHLGVPEPYHPLHRGFDEFYGILGGVTSYIDSRLPGTHEWPAERAPTTRTRESQVIRDGFEVVEVEEYLTDVFAERAVDFIDRHADERFLLMLTPNTPHTPLQATDEYMERVQHIEGDGARVYAAMVVSLDDYVGDVVAALREHDLERDTLVVFLSDNGCIDYMAEPICTNAPLAGYKRYHLEGGHRVPFILKWPAGLPQGEVYREPVSALDLYATFTAASGFEADSPDSVDLLPQLRGETSEPPHEFLYWRAAPNLAIRWGKWKMWKVNNTDIEIPAGPPGQVLPSMEYPPDHSPMGQTTVLYDLEADIGETNNIADQHPEIVERLESELAAWEAELAEPLWINHRGTLHSLHGQTVQLFF; from the coding sequence ATGATGGCACTTCGATTCCGGGACTGTGTACTCGCCGTGGGACTGATCACCGCGTTCGGTTGTCAATCTTCTGAACCGCTGCCGGAGGCCTCGATTCCCCCACCGCCGAACATCGTCGTCATCGTCGCCGACGACCTCGGCTACGGCGACGTCGGCGTGTACGGCTCGCGGATCCCCACGCCTCACATCGACCAGTTGGCGCGCGACGGCGTGCGCCTGACCGACGGTCATGTGTCCGCGGCCGTTTGCAGTCCGATGCGCGCGGGTTTCCACACCGGGCAGTATCAGAATCGTTTCGGCTGGGAGTACAACCCGACCGACCACGACCTCGGACTTCCGTTGGATCAGAAAACGGTCGCCAACCACTTTCAGGACGCCGGCTACGTCACCGGCCTGATCGGTAAGTGGCACCTAGGGGTGCCCGAGCCCTATCATCCACTCCACCGCGGTTTCGACGAGTTCTACGGCATCCTGGGAGGCGTCACCAGCTATATCGACTCCCGACTTCCAGGCACCCACGAGTGGCCCGCCGAGAGAGCCCCCACCACCCGCACCCGCGAGTCGCAGGTCATCCGCGATGGCTTCGAGGTGGTCGAGGTCGAGGAATATCTGACGGACGTCTTTGCCGAGAGGGCGGTCGACTTCATCGATCGCCACGCCGACGAGCGCTTCCTCTTGATGCTGACCCCCAACACTCCGCACACCCCGCTGCAGGCGACGGACGAGTACATGGAGCGCGTGCAGCACATCGAAGGCGATGGAGCGCGCGTCTACGCCGCGATGGTGGTCTCGCTCGACGACTACGTCGGCGACGTCGTCGCGGCCCTCCGCGAGCACGACCTCGAGCGCGACACCCTGGTCGTCTTTCTCTCCGACAATGGGTGCATCGACTACATGGCCGAGCCGATCTGCACCAATGCACCGCTAGCGGGCTACAAGCGCTACCACCTCGAAGGCGGCCATCGAGTCCCCTTCATCCTCAAGTGGCCTGCGGGTCTCCCTCAGGGCGAGGTCTACCGCGAGCCTGTTAGCGCTCTCGATCTCTACGCCACCTTCACCGCCGCCAGTGGCTTCGAAGCGGATAGCCCGGACAGCGTCGATCTGCTTCCTCAGCTACGCGGCGAGACCAGCGAGCCACCGCACGAGTTCCTCTATTGGCGGGCGGCGCCGAATCTCGCCATCCGCTGGGGCAAGTGGAAGATGTGGAAAGTGAACAACACGGACATTGAGATCCCTGCCGGGCCACCGGGCCAGGTCCTGCCGTCGATGGAATACCCACCCGACCACTCACCCATGGGTCAGACCACCGTTCTCTACGATCTGGAGGCCGACATCGGGGAGACCAACAACATCGCAGATCAGCACCCCGAGATCGTCGAGCGCCTGGAGAGCGAGCTCGCCGCCTGGGAGGCCGAGCTCGCCGAACCACTCTGGATCAACCATCGCGGAACTCTTCACTCGCTTCACGGTCAGACGGTTCAGCTCTTCTTCTGA
- a CDS encoding acyl-CoA mutase large subunit family protein, whose product MKENVTRSGINLSPVYGPSDANGDYSRRFGNPGEYPFTRGTRAYSGRGWIQRELSGEGDPKRSNEQFKYLMTLGQTGLDVIGDSPTMSLMDPDHPLARYTVGTQGVSLCRHDDYRQLLDGIPLDQMSISSSGPSMFTVASLYLLAKERGVSPGVLRGSVIEWPFYSEHCSYAYKMPFDLHLRMSCDVIEFCSREMPKFHGFLEDTYFFSEAGLNAVEEAALGFVEIRHIVRALLARGLDIDSFAPRIAILTNCSMDFYEEIAKIRAMRRIFARMMKEEFGAKDPRSQAVNIAVHTSGLSLTTEQPANNIVRGAVQTVALGLAGVTALEISTFDEGYRTPSKEAHLVGLRTQQVIDLETNINSVQDPFGGSWFMESLTDEVEARILDMVNEIESLGDPAELVSSGYFKQFFHGTMGRYHRQVHDREVLKVGMNVHQMPAEQDTLLRDISEEKIEPLFDRVEEVSAYRDKRDQKPLLDSLQRLHDVVQTDENMLEAVLECTLAGATMGEIAGILRQAWGTPYDPYGYLESPIGSAQ is encoded by the coding sequence ATGAAAGAAAACGTGACCCGCTCGGGTATCAACCTGTCACCCGTTTACGGGCCCTCCGATGCCAATGGCGACTACAGCAGGCGCTTCGGCAATCCGGGGGAGTACCCGTTTACCCGCGGCACCCGTGCCTATTCCGGGCGGGGCTGGATTCAGCGCGAGTTGTCCGGTGAAGGCGATCCCAAACGCTCGAATGAGCAGTTCAAGTACCTGATGACTCTCGGCCAGACCGGTCTCGATGTGATCGGTGACAGTCCAACGATGTCGTTGATGGATCCCGATCACCCACTCGCGCGATACACCGTTGGCACGCAGGGCGTCTCACTCTGTCGTCATGATGATTACCGCCAACTGCTCGACGGCATCCCGCTCGACCAGATGTCGATTTCGAGTTCCGGTCCGTCGATGTTCACGGTGGCAAGCCTCTATCTGCTCGCGAAGGAACGCGGTGTCTCGCCAGGCGTGCTCCGCGGTTCCGTGATCGAGTGGCCGTTCTACTCCGAACACTGCTCCTATGCGTACAAGATGCCCTTCGATCTTCACCTGCGGATGTCCTGCGACGTCATCGAGTTCTGCAGCAGGGAGATGCCGAAATTCCACGGTTTTCTCGAAGACACCTATTTCTTCAGTGAAGCGGGCCTGAACGCGGTCGAGGAGGCGGCCCTCGGCTTCGTCGAGATACGGCACATCGTGCGCGCGCTTCTCGCACGCGGTCTCGACATCGACAGCTTCGCCCCGCGCATCGCCATCCTCACCAATTGCTCGATGGACTTCTACGAGGAGATCGCGAAGATTCGCGCCATGCGTCGCATCTTCGCGCGCATGATGAAGGAGGAGTTCGGCGCGAAGGACCCGCGCTCACAGGCGGTCAACATCGCGGTGCACACCTCGGGACTCTCGCTGACGACCGAGCAGCCAGCCAACAACATCGTGCGCGGCGCGGTCCAGACGGTCGCTCTCGGACTGGCCGGGGTCACCGCGCTCGAGATCTCGACCTTTGACGAGGGCTACCGAACCCCCAGCAAGGAGGCGCATCTGGTCGGGCTGCGCACCCAGCAGGTGATCGATCTCGAGACCAACATCAACAGCGTGCAGGATCCGTTCGGTGGATCGTGGTTCATGGAGTCGCTCACCGATGAGGTCGAGGCCAGGATTCTGGACATGGTCAACGAGATCGAGTCGCTCGGCGATCCGGCCGAGCTGGTCAGCAGTGGTTACTTCAAACAGTTCTTCCACGGCACGATGGGCCGCTACCACCGGCAGGTGCACGACAGGGAAGTGCTGAAAGTCGGAATGAACGTGCACCAGATGCCCGCCGAGCAGGACACGCTGCTGCGGGATATCAGCGAGGAGAAGATCGAACCCCTCTTCGATCGAGTTGAGGAGGTATCGGCTTACCGCGACAAGCGCGATCAGAAACCGTTGCTGGACTCGCTTCAGCGCTTGCACGACGTCGTACAGACCGACGAGAACATGCTGGAGGCGGTGCTCGAGTGCACGCTGGCCGGGGCGACCATGGGTGAGATCGCCGGCATTCTCCGTCAAGCCTGGGGCACGCCCTATGACCCCTACGGCTATCTCGAGTCGCCCATCGGAAGTGCGCAGTGA
- a CDS encoding cobalamin-dependent protein (Presence of a B(12) (cobalamin)-binding domain implies dependence on cobalamin itself, in one of its several forms, or in some unusual lineages, dependence on a cobalamin-like analog.), which produces MSPIRVLVGVLGMDQHELGAVGIARMLRDQGMEVIYTGCFNTPETIVQAAMQEDADVIGISSHSWEYLYYTPELLELLKQNDLDVPVVLGGSVITEEDAGKMLDKGVAAVFGSGSAMTDMIDTVRNLAAGAATS; this is translated from the coding sequence GTGAGTCCGATTCGTGTGCTGGTCGGCGTGCTGGGTATGGACCAGCACGAACTGGGCGCAGTTGGCATCGCCAGGATGCTTCGCGACCAGGGTATGGAGGTCATCTATACCGGTTGCTTCAACACCCCGGAGACCATCGTGCAGGCTGCCATGCAAGAAGACGCGGATGTCATCGGCATCAGCTCTCATTCCTGGGAGTATCTGTACTACACACCCGAACTACTCGAGCTGCTGAAACAGAACGACCTCGACGTGCCCGTGGTTCTCGGTGGTTCGGTCATTACCGAGGAGGACGCCGGGAAGATGCTCGACAAGGGTGTCGCGGCAGTGTTCGGCTCTGGTAGCGCGATGACCGACATGATCGATACCGTCAGAAACTTGGCGGCCGGCGCCGCGACGTCCTGA
- a CDS encoding PQQ-binding-like beta-propeller repeat protein, whose amino-acid sequence MKGRALVTAYICAAFAMATANLAQAQGRDFTPVTDAMLQDPDPADWLNWRRTLNGWGYSPLEQIDLSNVEQLRLAWSWGLEPGVSQTTPIVHDGVMYVANPGNVVQALDARTGDFMWEYRRELDVRRRSAAQTRSMALYQDLVILNTVDAHIVGLDARTGEARWDTPVGGDQEGFTFSNGPIVADGTIVAGLTGCGRYRDDTCYVVGVDGRTGRLLWRTSTIARPGERGGDTWGDLPLMFRAGSDAWMTGSYDPVTGLVYWGTSQPKPHNRDARGTDGAALYSNSTLALDPATGEMRWYYQHIPGDAHDMDESFERILIDYDGKRSLFTMGKLGILWEIDRVTGEFGRATDLGYQNILDVDSRTGEVTYRDGMLADVGEELSFCPSTAGFKSLRAMAYHPGTEAFYVPLNLSCQTVTFGPVEKRAGGGGGGSRPGRTNHFHPQAPNELGEFRALDLRTGETLWRQRLRVPFNTAALTTGGDLVFIGDWGRHVYAYDVRNGEPLWQSRLPTMANGFPITYAVDGKQFVAFVAGRSISRSSWATLLPADLIPDEHNPRGGSGVFVFALP is encoded by the coding sequence ATGAAGGGTCGCGCATTGGTCACAGCCTACATATGCGCCGCCTTCGCCATGGCGACGGCGAATCTCGCCCAGGCCCAGGGCCGGGACTTCACCCCGGTGACGGATGCGATGCTGCAGGATCCCGACCCGGCGGACTGGTTGAACTGGCGGCGCACACTGAATGGATGGGGGTACAGCCCGCTTGAACAGATCGACCTGAGCAATGTCGAACAGCTCCGGCTCGCCTGGTCCTGGGGCCTCGAACCCGGAGTGTCGCAGACGACGCCGATCGTGCACGACGGCGTCATGTATGTCGCGAACCCAGGCAATGTGGTCCAGGCGCTCGACGCGCGCACCGGCGACTTCATGTGGGAGTACCGCCGTGAGCTGGACGTGCGACGCCGAAGCGCGGCGCAGACGCGCAGCATGGCCCTCTACCAGGATCTGGTGATCCTGAACACGGTCGATGCGCACATCGTCGGGCTGGATGCCCGGACGGGCGAGGCGCGCTGGGATACGCCGGTCGGGGGCGATCAGGAAGGCTTTACCTTTTCGAACGGACCGATCGTCGCCGATGGGACGATCGTCGCCGGCCTGACAGGCTGCGGGCGCTACCGTGACGACACCTGCTACGTCGTCGGCGTCGACGGCCGCACCGGCCGGTTGCTCTGGCGAACCTCGACGATCGCCCGGCCCGGCGAGCGCGGCGGCGACACCTGGGGCGACTTGCCGCTCATGTTTCGCGCGGGGAGCGACGCCTGGATGACCGGGAGCTATGACCCGGTCACCGGGCTCGTCTACTGGGGTACGTCGCAGCCGAAGCCGCACAACCGCGACGCACGCGGCACCGACGGCGCCGCCCTCTACAGCAACTCGACGCTCGCGCTCGACCCTGCGACCGGTGAGATGAGGTGGTACTACCAGCACATCCCGGGCGATGCGCACGACATGGACGAGTCGTTCGAGCGCATCCTGATCGACTACGACGGCAAGCGTTCGCTGTTCACGATGGGCAAGCTCGGGATTTTGTGGGAGATCGACCGGGTCACGGGCGAGTTCGGGCGCGCGACCGACCTCGGCTATCAGAACATCCTGGATGTCGACTCGCGGACCGGTGAGGTGACTTACCGGGACGGGATGCTAGCTGACGTCGGCGAGGAGCTCTCCTTCTGCCCCAGTACTGCTGGCTTCAAAAGCCTGCGGGCGATGGCGTATCACCCCGGGACCGAGGCGTTCTACGTGCCGCTCAATCTCAGTTGTCAGACCGTCACATTCGGCCCGGTCGAGAAACGCGCCGGGGGCGGCGGCGGAGGCAGCAGGCCCGGACGGACGAATCACTTTCATCCGCAGGCGCCGAACGAACTGGGCGAGTTTCGAGCACTGGACCTGCGGACCGGCGAGACCCTCTGGCGCCAGCGCCTCCGGGTGCCCTTCAACACGGCGGCGCTGACGACCGGCGGGGACCTCGTGTTCATCGGCGACTGGGGCCGCCACGTCTACGCCTACGACGTGCGAAACGGCGAGCCGCTCTGGCAGAGCCGGCTCCCGACGATGGCGAACGGGTTCCCGATCACCTATGCCGTGGACGGCAAGCAGTTCGTCGCGTTCGTGGCCGGCCGGTCGATCAGCCGATCGAGCTGGGCGACGCTTCTCCCGGCCGACCTCATACCCGACGAACACAACCCGCGGGGCGGTAGCGGCGTCTTCGTGTTCGCGTTGCCCTGA